The Streptomyces sp. GSL17-111 region CGACAGCAGCGTGCTGGGCTTCTCCGCCCCCGAGTAGCGGACCCCAAGCCCGCCGTTCACGGGCTGTACCTCGACGAGTTCGAGGTCGGAGAGCGAGGAGGCGGCGCGATGCACGTCGTCCTCGGAGGGCGCGGGCCCGTTCTTCGGGGTGATCTGCAGTGTGCGCATGGGGGTGTTCTCCCTTTGGTCTAGGACAGGGAGGCACGCATGAAACGGTGAGCACGGCGCTGCGGTGCCGGACGTCGCCTTCCGCGTCGTTCCGGAGAACGTGCGTTCACGAACGACGGCGCAGGGAGCCCGATCGTCATCTTCTGATGTGCTCACGTACCTCTGCACCCAGCGTCCCTGGGGCGCGGGGTCGTCGCACGGGGAAGTGCTCCATTCGGGTGACCACGGCAGTCCTTCCGCGTCGGCACATCCCGACGGTCGGGCGTCCTGGGACTCCTCCGACCCGCCGGGCCGCGCTACCCCCGGCAGTGGGCGGTGTAGGAGGCGGCCTCGCGGGCGGCCAGCTCGGCGTCCCCGTCGCGGACGGCGTCGATCATGCGGGCGTGGTCCAGGTGCTCCTCCGGCCGCAGCTCCTCCCCGACGTCCCGGCGCAGGTAGTCCCGCAGCACGAAGCCGACGTCGGAGTACAGGGCGGTCAGCACCTCGTTGTGCGAGGCCCGCACCACCGCCAGGTGCAGCGTGGCGTCCGCGCCGACGAACCGCTCCACGTCCCCCGAGGCCCACGCCTCCTCCCGCCGCTCCAGCAGCGCGTACAGCTGGGCCACCTCCTGCTCGGTGCGGCGCAGCGCGGCCAGCCGGGCCCCCTCGGCCTCCAGCGTCGCGCGCAGCTCCGCGATGTGCACCGGATCGGCCTGCGCGAAGCGCCGGTGCATGACGCCCGCCAGCTCGCTCGTCGCGACGACGTAGGTGCCCGAGCCCTGCCGGATGTCCAGCAGCCCGTTGTGGGCCAGCGCCCGGACGGCCTCCCGGACGGTGTTGCGCGCCACCCCGAGCTGCTCGACGAGCTCGGGCTCGGTGGGGATGCGGCTGCCGAGCGGCCACTCGCCCGAGGTGATCTGCGCGCGCAGCGCGTCGATGACCTGGTCGGCCAGCGCGGAGCGGCGCGGGGAGTTCAGCGGCATCGGCTCATCGCCCTTCGGGGGACTGGTGGCGGGACAGCGGCTGGCTCAGATTCATCCGATGATTCTATGATGGGCGCCATGCCTCAGGAAGACCCGACGACCCTCGACGCGCCCGCCCCCTCCGCCCCGGCGCCCGCCCCACCGGGCCCCCGCGCCGCACGGGCCCCGGGGAGTGCGGGCGACGCGCGGGACGCGGGCGGCCCGGCGGCCCCGGGCGGCCCGGGGCGCGCCTCCACGGCGGCACGCTGGACGCCGCACCTGGTCGTCCTCGGCCTCGTCATCGCCGCGCTCAACCTGCGCCCCGCCGTCACCGGTCTCGGGCCCCTGCTCGAAGAGGTCCGCACGGGCCTGGGCATGAGCAGCACCGTCGCCGGCGTCCTCACCTCCGTGCCGGCCCTGTGCTTCGCCGTCTTCGGCAGCGTCGCCTCCCGCCTGGCCCGCCGCCACGGCCCGGCCGCCGTCGTCCTCGCCGGCATGGCCGCCATCACGGCCGGGCTCGCCCTGCGCCCGCTGGCCGGGGGCACGACGGTCTTCCTCCTCACCACCGCCCTCGCGCTCGCGGGCATCGCCGTCAGCAACGTGCTGATGCCCGTCATCGTCAAGCGCTACTTCCCCGACCGCGTCGGCGCCATGACCGGCCTGTACTCCATGGCCCTCTCCCTGGGCACGGCGGCAGCGGCGGCCCTGACCGTCCCGGCCACCGAGGCCCTCGGCGGCACCTGGCGCACCGGCATCGGCCTGTGGGCGGTCCTCGCCGCGCTCGCCCTCCTGCCCTGGTTCGCGGTCTTCCTCCGCGACCGCCACCACGACCGCGACCACCATCCCGTGAAGCCCACCGGGCCGGGCGGGACGGGCGGGGCCGGAGCCCAGGACACCCCGCCGTCCGCACCGCTACGCGTCACCCGCTCCCGCATCGCCTGGGCACTGGGCTGCTTCTTCGGCCTCCAGGCCACCGCCGCCTACGTCACCATGGGCTGGGTGCCGCAGATCTACCGCGACGCCGGGCTGTCCGCCTCCACCGCCGGGGTGCTGCTCGCCGTCACCATGGGCCTCGGCATCCCGCTCAGCTTCGTCCTGCCCCGGGTGGCGGCCCGGCTGAGCCACCAGGCGCCCCTCGTCCTCCTCCTCGGCGTGTGCGGCCTGACCGGCTACACCGGCCTGTGGCTCGCCCCGGCGGAGGGCGCCTGGGCCTGGGCGCTGTTCATGGGCGTCTCCAACTGCGCGTTCCCGCTGGTCCTCACCATGATCGGCATGCGCGCCCGGACCAGCGGGGGAGTGGCCCAGCTCTCCGCGTTCGTGCAGAGCACCGGCTACCTCATCTCCATCCCCGGCCCGCTGCTCGTCGGCGCCCTGCACGGTGCGACGGGCGGCTGGGACGCCCCGCTGGCCCTCCTCGCCGTCCTGATGGTGGTCCAGCTGGGCGTCGGCCTCGTCGCCGGACGGAACCGGTGCGTGGAGGACGACCTCCGGGTGCGACACTGATGCCATGCCTGTGCTCGACCCCAACCCCGGCAACGGTCAGAAGAAGCTGCTGTACGTCTTCGGCGCGATGATCGGCATCTGCGTCGTCATCGGCGTCATCGCCTCGATCTTCGCCCCCTGACCCGTCCCTGCCGACGCCCGCCCCGCCCCCCGTAACGCCTCTCGGCGGCCGGGGACGTGCGCTCAGGGGCTCCCGGTCAGTCCCACTGGCAGGTGTGGTCGAGGAACTTCGTCAGGCTCGTGGCGTCCTCCATGCCGATGTCGCGGAGCCACGACTCCAGGTCGAAGCTCTCGTCGGTGTTCCACCCGCCGGGCAGCAGCTGGGCGGCGAACTTCGCGTGGCAGGCGTGCTGCTGGTACAGGGAGTTGTGCTCCCTCTGACTGACGTCGTTCGGGTAGGGCGCGAGGGACCACATCTGGTACCAGGCGCCCTGGAAGTCGGTGCGCGCGTGGTGGAACCCCGCCTCGGTCGGGAACGCGCGCACGACGACGTGGCTCGTGCCGTACGGGATCTCCACGCGGACTTCGCGGAACCAGTCCGTACCGGTGGTGCCGGAGTAGCCGACGCACTCGCCGTGGCAGCCCTCGACACCGTTGCCCGCCGACCAGAACAGGCTGAGGTTGTTCTTCGAGTAGCGCTGTTGACATCCTCTCCGCCCTAAAGGGCGGAGATTCCCGCCTGGCTGCCGGATGCCCGGCTCGTCTTCGGGTGGGTTCCTGTTTCTTCGCGCTGTGCCGGGACGAGTCCCGGTCTTACCCGCGCTCCGCAGGCTGACACGGCCAGTCCGGCCGCCTTCGCGACGTTGACCGCCGCGTTGATGTCCCGGTCAAGGTGTGTCCCACAGGCCCCGCATGTCCACGTTCGGATGTGCAGGGGCTTGGGGCCGTCCTTGACGCCGCACTGCGAGCACACCTGAGACGTGGGCTCGAAGCGGCCGATGCGGTGGAAGGTGCGCCCATACAGGGCGGCCTTGTACTCCAGCATCGTGGTGAACGCCGACCATCCGGCGTCATGTACGGACTTGGCCATGCGGGTGCGGGCGAGGCCCTTGACCGCCAGGTCTTCCACTGCAACCGCTTGGTTCTCGCGGATGATCTTCGTGGAGAGCTGGTGGTGGAACTCGCGCCGCGCATCGGCGGTCCGCGCGTGGGCACGTGCAGCCTTGATCCGGGCCTTCGCCCGGTTCTTCGACCCCTTCGCCTTGCGGCTGAGATCCTGCTGCGCCTTCTTGAGCTTCTTCTCGGCCCGGCGCAGGAAGCGGGGACTGTCGATCTTCGTGCCGTCCGACAGAATCGCGAAGTGGGTCAGCCCCAGGTCGATGCCGGCCACGCTATCCGTGGCGAGCAGCGTCTCGGTCTCGGTCCCGACCACGAACGAGGCGAAGTACCGGCCGGCACTGTCCTTGACCACGGTCACCGTGGACGGCACGGACGGCACGGAGCGTGACCACCTGACCGGCACGTCGCCGACCTTGGGGAGCCGGAGCTTCCCGCCGGTCGTGATCTTCCACCCGGCGTTCGCGGTGAACCGGACCGACTGTCGGGTGTCCTTGCGGGACTTGAACCGGGGCGGCCCCATCTTCGGCCGCTTGCCCTTGAGGCCGTCGAAGAAGTTCTTGTAGGCGGTGTCCAGGTCCCGCAGGGACTGCTGCAACACGACCGACGACACCTCGGCGAGCCATGCCCGCTCGGGAGTCTTCTTCGAGGCGGTGAGCTGCTTGGACAACTCGCCGGACGGGATGAACGGCAACCCGGCGGCGCGGGCGGTCTCACGAGCCCGAAGGGCGTCGTTGAAAACCACCCGAGCACACCCGAACGCCCTCGCCAACGCCGTACGCTGACCGGCGCTCGGGTACACGCGGAAGCTGTACCGAAGCTGCACGCCGATCACTATACCCTTTGGTTTATGTCACCACGATGGAACCCCGATCCCGATGTGCGCAAGGGCCGTCACGTCGTCTACAACCTTCATGTGCATTTGGTTTTTGTCACGAAGTACCGGCGCAAGGCCATGACTGGCGCCATGCTGACGCGGTGCGAGGAGATCATGCGCGAGGTGTGCGCGGACTTCGAGGCCGAGCTCAAGCAGTTCAACGGCGAGGACGACCACGTGCACCTCCTGGTGCATTACCCGCCCAAGGTCCAGCTCTCCAAGCTGGTCAACTCCCTCAAGGGGGTATCCGCCCGGATGCTGCGCAAGGAGTACGACAGCCACGTCCGGCGGTACCTGTGGGGCGGACACTTCTGGTCCGGCTCCTACTTCGCCGGAAGCTGCGGCGGCGCACCGCTGACCGTGGTCAAGCAGTACATCGAGAACCAGAAGCGGCCTGTCTGACCGTCATGGCAAAGGCGCAGCGAACTCCGGCGCTTCGCGCCTGCGCGTCAAGGATGGCCTTCACCCCCGCTCTGAAGGGCGGAGCACTGGCCAAGATCAGAGGTAGACGCTGCCGCCGCTGAAATGGTTGTAGCGGCCGATGCCGTCGGGGGTGGCCAGCTCGTCGGTGGTGGGGCAGCCGAGCGGCCCGCCCTGACCGCCGGTGGCGTTGTAGGCGACGAGGATGTCCCCGCCGACCTGACGACCGCAGACGTCCGAGGCGGCGGCCGTGGGTGCGTGGACGACGAGCGCGGTGAGCGTGGCGAGCGCGACGGCCCCGGCCTGCATCAGCCGGGCGGTCCGCCGCCGTAAGAGCGGGGTGCGTGAAGCCATGCGGGAGTCCTTCGCGTGGGGATTCCTGGCGCTCCCACTGTAGGGACGAGCAGCCCGCGCGAGAACCGCGCCTGTCCGGCGCCCGTGCTCGCCGTCACACGACGGCGAGCACCGTCACCGACCGCCGAGGAAGCCCACGAGAGAGGCCCACGCCGCAGGCGAGGCGCCGACATGGGGACGCGTCACGTCCTTGGAGTCCCGCACGAGCACAGCAGGCCCACTGACGAGGACCTCTACGCAGTCGTCGCCCTGCGCACTGCTGTAGCTGGACTTGACCCACGCCTCGTCGTTCGTCCTCATGACCCTCCCGCAGTCGAGTCCGCTACGCGCCGGTCGCGAACCTCACGAACTGTGCCCAACCTTCAGAAGAGACAGCAAAGTCAGGACGCGTCAAGTCCTTGGAGTCCCGCACGTGCACGACGGCCTTGCTGACGGCCACCTCTACGCAGCTGTCGCCTTGGGTGCCGCTGTAGCTGGACTTGAACCAGGTGAGTTCGTTCATGCTCACAGCTCTCCTCGCAGTCGCTCCAACACGGCCCTCGACTCCTTCGGGGGTAGGGCCTGCGAGCGCAGTGTGTCATACCGCTGGTGAAGCAAACTCACCTCTTTCGGTTCGGTGATGAGCCGACCGTTCTGCTGACCCTCTGAGTACGCACGCCGTCTGCCGTCAGGCGTCTCCAGGAGTTGGAGCGGGCCGTCAAGGCAGGCGTGGTACTCGGCGTCCAGGGGGACGAGCTGAAGTGTCACGTTGCGCGGCAGGGACTGCTCCAATGCGTGATCAATCAACTCCCGCCGTGCTTCCTCACCCCCGAGCCTTCGGTGAAAGACTGCCTGCTCCACGATGAAGCTGAACGGCACCTGCGGGCGTGCGGACAGCATCTTCTGCCGTTCGAGTCGCGCCGTGACCTGAGCCTCAAGCTGTTCGTCCGTCAGCAGAGGGATGCCGTTGTCGAAGACAGCTCGCGCATACGCCTCCGACTGCAACAAGCCCGGGACCAGGCGGCACTCGTACGTGCACAGGCTGACGGCCTCGCGCTCCAGGCGGGCCCAGCGGCGAAACCAGGCTGCGAGGCCGGGCTCGCCGCGTGTGAGGTGACGGGCCGCGCGGCGCAGGGCGCCGGTGTTGCCGAGGACGGCCTCCGCCCGTTCGATGAACTGCTCGTCGGGCATGCGGCGACCCAGCTCCACGGACTCGACCGTGTGCTTGGAGAACCGGACGTGCTCGGCGAACTGGGCGCGGCTGAGCCCCGCGTGCTCGCGGAGGGCCTGGACGACGGCGCCGAACGTCCGCAGACTGTCCGACGGGTCCGGTTCCCGCTCGCTCTCCGCCACCGAACCGACGACATCCCCTGTCCACATGTGCGGCCCCTTCGCCACCGTGCGTGAGCCCGAACGCTCCCGCTCACCACACACCAGCGTGACGCGCGCCACGTCGTACTGTCCACCGTGAGTGCCCGTACGCTGACGTACCGTACGGACCGCAGCTCTGGCCAAAGGATCTGAGCCCTCGGGCAGTTGATCTTCGACAACGGGCCGACTGGTCGCACGCACCGAGGCGCGAGCAGCCTGAGTACGCTGCGCTGGCATGACCGGAACAGACGCTCGCTTCGTTGGTATCGCCGGGCTGGTCGAAGCCCCGTCCGTGGCGGTCGTGGTCGACGTGATGCGGGCCTTCACCGTGGCCGCCTGGACCTTTGCCCAGGGCGCGGAAAAGATCGTGCTCGCCGAGTCGTTGGACGACGCTCGGGCACTCAAGACCCGCCACCCGGATTGGGTGGCACTCAAGGACGGCCCGCCCGCTGAGGGGTTCGACCTGGTCAACTCTCCCGGAGTGCTGCGCGCAGCCGACCTTCATGGACGGACTGTCGTGCAGAAGACCACCGCAGGGACGGTCGGCGCCCTTGCCGTGAAGGACGCGGCGCTGGTGCTGTGCGCCGGTTTCGTGGTGGCGGAGGCGACGGCTCGGCTCCTGCGGACGCGCGGGCACGGCAGCGTCACGTTCGTCGTCACCGGCGAAGACGGACAGGCCGACGAAGACCTGGCGTGTGCTGAGTACATCGCTCGCAGGTCGAACGGCGCGGAGGTGGACGCTTCTCCGTTCCTCCGCCGAGCTGCCGAGTCGCGCGCCGCCGCCGAGCTCGCGGAGGGGGTGCGTCAGGGAACGCATCCTGACGACGTCGCACTCTGCCTTGAGCTCGACCGGTTCCCCTTCGCCATGGTGGCGGCTGTAGAGGACTCGCTCATGGTCCTGCGCCCGCGCACCGTACCGGCACAAGCCGATGCCCCCGTGACCTGACCCGCGTCGGGCGTGCGGCATCGGCATGTCCCGAGGGCGCGGCCTCGGTGGAGGCAGAAGCCCCATCCCTGCTCACGACCGCAGGTCTTGACCACCGCTCACCACGCCACGTGCTCCGTGCCCTCGCCGGGAGGGAGGACCATCCCTCACCGGCGATCCGGACGGACACGGAGCCTGCGGCGTGGAGTCGCTCCGCCTACGTCGTCTCGGCCTGATGTCCGAACGGGCAGGCCGGGGCGGCGTCGGTCTCAGCCGTGCGAGGCGGCGGGGCCGCTGTCGCCGTGGTGCCCCGGTTCCGACGCGTGACCCGCATGCGCAGCTCGCCCTTGGGACGCAGGGTGACCATCGGTTCCTTGACCGGCGATGGCCCGGGAAGCGACTCCAGGCGCACCTGACCGGCGATGGTGGCCAGGGCGACGTGGCCACCGAGCAGCGCGTGGTGGTTGCCGATGCAGACCCGGTGGCCCGCGCCGAACGGGATGTAGGCGTGGCGCCGCATCGTCTTCTCGGCCTCCGGGGCGAACCGGTCGGGGTCGAAGCGCTGCGGGTCGGGGAAGTAGTCCGCGCGCCGGTGCAGGACGTAGGGACTGAAGATGACGCTGGCGCCGGCCGGGATGCGATGGCCGAGGATGTCCACGTCGGCCATCGCCTGCCGGGAGAACATGTAGACCGGCGGATACAGCCGCATGGCCTCCTTGAAGACCTGGAGCGCATAGGGCAGTCGGTCGAGGTCCTCCAGGGTCGGCAGTCGGCCACCCAGCACCTCGTCGGACTCCGCGAGGAGCCTGTCGTAGACCTTGGGGTGCTTGCTCAGGAGGTGGAAGCTCCAGGCCAGGCCGGTCGCGGTGGTTTCATGCCCGGGCATGAACATGTTGAGCGCCTCGTCGCGGATCTCCTTGTCGTCGAAGGGCATCCCGTTGTCGTCGGTGCACTCCATGAGGAGGTTCAGCCAGTCGTCCGGCTTCTCGTCCATGGCGCGACGCTCGGCGAGGAACGTGTAGAAGGTG contains the following coding sequences:
- a CDS encoding RNA-guided endonuclease InsQ/TnpB family protein, whose amino-acid sequence is MQLRYSFRVYPSAGQRTALARAFGCARVVFNDALRARETARAAGLPFIPSGELSKQLTASKKTPERAWLAEVSSVVLQQSLRDLDTAYKNFFDGLKGKRPKMGPPRFKSRKDTRQSVRFTANAGWKITTGGKLRLPKVGDVPVRWSRSVPSVPSTVTVVKDSAGRYFASFVVGTETETLLATDSVAGIDLGLTHFAILSDGTKIDSPRFLRRAEKKLKKAQQDLSRKAKGSKNRAKARIKAARAHARTADARREFHHQLSTKIIRENQAVAVEDLAVKGLARTRMAKSVHDAGWSAFTTMLEYKAALYGRTFHRIGRFEPTSQVCSQCGVKDGPKPLHIRTWTCGACGTHLDRDINAAVNVAKAAGLAVSACGARVRPGLVPAQREETGTHPKTSRASGSQAGISAL
- a CDS encoding DUF397 domain-containing protein gives rise to the protein MNELTWFKSSYSGTQGDSCVEVAVSKAVVHVRDSKDLTRPDFAVSSEGWAQFVRFATGA
- a CDS encoding LGFP repeat-containing protein, with the translated sequence MASRTPLLRRRTARLMQAGAVALATLTALVVHAPTAAASDVCGRQVGGDILVAYNATGGQGGPLGCPTTDELATPDGIGRYNHFSGGSVYL
- a CDS encoding DUF397 domain-containing protein — protein: MRTNDEAWVKSSYSSAQGDDCVEVLVSGPAVLVRDSKDVTRPHVGASPAAWASLVGFLGGR
- a CDS encoding 2-phosphosulfolactate phosphatase; its protein translation is MTGTDARFVGIAGLVEAPSVAVVVDVMRAFTVAAWTFAQGAEKIVLAESLDDARALKTRHPDWVALKDGPPAEGFDLVNSPGVLRAADLHGRTVVQKTTAGTVGALAVKDAALVLCAGFVVAEATARLLRTRGHGSVTFVVTGEDGQADEDLACAEYIARRSNGAEVDASPFLRRAAESRAAAELAEGVRQGTHPDDVALCLELDRFPFAMVAAVEDSLMVLRPRTVPAQADAPVT
- a CDS encoding helix-turn-helix domain-containing protein, whose translation is MWTGDVVGSVAESEREPDPSDSLRTFGAVVQALREHAGLSRAQFAEHVRFSKHTVESVELGRRMPDEQFIERAEAVLGNTGALRRAARHLTRGEPGLAAWFRRWARLEREAVSLCTYECRLVPGLLQSEAYARAVFDNGIPLLTDEQLEAQVTARLERQKMLSARPQVPFSFIVEQAVFHRRLGGEEARRELIDHALEQSLPRNVTLQLVPLDAEYHACLDGPLQLLETPDGRRRAYSEGQQNGRLITEPKEVSLLHQRYDTLRSQALPPKESRAVLERLRGEL
- the tnpA gene encoding IS200/IS605 family transposase — encoded protein: MSPRWNPDPDVRKGRHVVYNLHVHLVFVTKYRRKAMTGAMLTRCEEIMREVCADFEAELKQFNGEDDHVHLLVHYPPKVQLSKLVNSLKGVSARMLRKEYDSHVRRYLWGGHFWSGSYFAGSCGGAPLTVVKQYIENQKRPV
- a CDS encoding SGM_5486 family transporter-associated protein, which codes for MPVLDPNPGNGQKKLLYVFGAMIGICVVIGVIASIFAP
- a CDS encoding CynX/NimT family MFS transporter, translated to MGAMPQEDPTTLDAPAPSAPAPAPPGPRAARAPGSAGDARDAGGPAAPGGPGRASTAARWTPHLVVLGLVIAALNLRPAVTGLGPLLEEVRTGLGMSSTVAGVLTSVPALCFAVFGSVASRLARRHGPAAVVLAGMAAITAGLALRPLAGGTTVFLLTTALALAGIAVSNVLMPVIVKRYFPDRVGAMTGLYSMALSLGTAAAAALTVPATEALGGTWRTGIGLWAVLAALALLPWFAVFLRDRHHDRDHHPVKPTGPGGTGGAGAQDTPPSAPLRVTRSRIAWALGCFFGLQATAAYVTMGWVPQIYRDAGLSASTAGVLLAVTMGLGIPLSFVLPRVAARLSHQAPLVLLLGVCGLTGYTGLWLAPAEGAWAWALFMGVSNCAFPLVLTMIGMRARTSGGVAQLSAFVQSTGYLISIPGPLLVGALHGATGGWDAPLALLAVLMVVQLGVGLVAGRNRCVEDDLRVRH
- a CDS encoding cytochrome P450, whose product is MVLESTSTLSETVPKVDGRAVIGNTWEFKKDRLELFQRTFETCGDLGVYSLAGDDVFLANSVELVHEILIKNGSLFEKTDRFRAFARPLLGDGLLTATNEDHKRNRRLIQPRFRTAVIRNSADSAAQVAGTVAERWEDGSVIDVRREMVRLVLGMVGRNLFSKDILGEADDLGNALTDAIHGFDSQASALVPLTIGWPTPANLRYRSAIRRLERTFYTFLAERRAMDEKPDDWLNLLMECTDDNGMPFDDKEIRDEALNMFMPGHETTATGLAWSFHLLSKHPKVYDRLLAESDEVLGGRLPTLEDLDRLPYALQVFKEAMRLYPPVYMFSRQAMADVDILGHRIPAGASVIFSPYVLHRRADYFPDPQRFDPDRFAPEAEKTMRRHAYIPFGAGHRVCIGNHHALLGGHVALATIAGQVRLESLPGPSPVKEPMVTLRPKGELRMRVTRRNRGTTATAAPPPRTAETDAAPACPFGHQAETT
- a CDS encoding FadR/GntR family transcriptional regulator, which gives rise to MPLNSPRRSALADQVIDALRAQITSGEWPLGSRIPTEPELVEQLGVARNTVREAVRALAHNGLLDIRQGSGTYVVATSELAGVMHRRFAQADPVHIAELRATLEAEGARLAALRRTEQEVAQLYALLERREEAWASGDVERFVGADATLHLAVVRASHNEVLTALYSDVGFVLRDYLRRDVGEELRPEEHLDHARMIDAVRDGDAELAAREAASYTAHCRG